A genome region from Cervus canadensis isolate Bull #8, Minnesota chromosome 10, ASM1932006v1, whole genome shotgun sequence includes the following:
- the SUV39H2 gene encoding histone-lysine N-methyltransferase SUV39H2 isoform X4: MEYYLVKWKGWPDSTNTWEPLQNLKCPLLLQQFSNDKHNYLSQVKKGKAITLKENHRALKPAVAEYIVKKAKQRIALQRWQDELNRRKTHKGMIFVENTVDLEGPPSDFYYINEYKPAPGISLVNEATFGCSCRDCFFEKCCPAEAGVLLAYNKNQQIKIPPGTPIYECNSRCQCGPDCPNRIVQKGTQYSLCIFRTSNGCGWGVKTLVKIKRMSFVMEYVGEVITSEEAERRGQLYDNKGITYLFDLDYESDEFTVDAARYGNVSHFVNHSCDPNLQVFNVFIDNLDTRLPRIALFSTRTINAGEELTFDYQMKGSGDVSSDSIDHSPAKKRARTVCKCGAVTCRGYLN, encoded by the exons ATGGAATATTATCTTGTAAAATGGAAAGGATGGCCAGATTCTACAAATACTTGGGAACCTTTGCAAAATCTCAAGTGCCCATTACTACTTCAGCAGTTCTCTAATGACAAGCATAATTATTTATCTCAGGTAAAGAAAGGCAAAGCAATAACTCTCAAAGAAAATCACAGAGCCTTGAAACCTGCTGTTGCTGAATACATTGTGAAGAAGGCTAAGCAAAGGATAGCCCTGCAGAGGTGGCAGGATGAACTCAACAGAAGGAAGACTCACAAAGGAATGATTTTTGTCGAAAATACTGTGGACTTAGAGGGGCCCCCTTCAGACTTCTACTACATTAATGAATACAAACCAGCTCCTGGAATCAGCTTAGTAAATGAAGCTACCTTTGGTTGTTCATGCAGAGAttgcttctttgaaaaatgttgtCCTGCTGAAGCTGGAGTTCTTTTGGCTtataataaaaatcaacaaattaaaaTCCCACCTGGCACCCCCATTTACGAGTGCAACTCGAGGTGTCAGTGTGGGCCCGATTGTCCCAACAGGATCGTACAGAAGGGCACACAGTATTCCCTTTGCATCTTTCGAACGAGCAATGGCTGTGGCTGGGGCGTAAAAACCcttgtgaagattaaaagaaTGAGTTTTGTCATGGAATATGTTGGAGAG gtaatCACCAGTGAGGAAGCCGAGAGACGTGGGCAGTTGTATGACAACAAAGGAATCACATATCTCTTTGATCTGGACTATGAATCTGATGAATTCACAGTGGATGCAGCTCGATACGGAAATGTGTCTCATTTTGTGAATCACAGT TGTGACCCAAACCTTCAGGTGTTCAATGTTTTCATTGATAACCTCGATACCCGTCTTCCCCGAATAGCATTATTTTCCACGAGAACTATCAATGCTGGAGAAGAGCTCACTTTTGATTATCAAATGAAAG GTTCTGGAGATGTATCTTCAGATTCTATTGACCACAGCCCAGCCAAAAAGAGAGCCAGAACTGTGTGCAAATGTGGAGCTGTGACTTGCAGAGGTTACCTCAACTGA